The sequence GTGCTGACGGGGGTGCTCGGCAACCGCCTGGTCGTCATCGCGGGCGGCAGCGACAACCCGCTCCAGGTCGCGAAGGCCCTGATCGGACCGTATGCGGCGGGTCCCGTGGTGGCCGGTCCCGTGGTGGCCGACCTGCTGGCGGCGACCCGGTCCGCGCAGGCGGCGGCCGCCGGCCTGAAGGCGTGCGGCGCCTGGCAGGACGCGCCGAGGCCGGTGCTCGCGGACGATCTCCTGCCGGAGCGCGCAATGGCGGGCGACCCTGCCGCGCGCGAGCAGTTGGTGGAGGAGATCTACAGACCGCTCGAAGAAGCGGGCTCCGCGCTCCTGGAGACGCTGAGTGTCTATCTGGAGCAGGCGAGCAGCCTCGAAGGCGCGGCCCGGATGCTGTTCGTGCATCCCAACACCGTGCGCTACCGGCTCCGACGTGTGACAGACGTCACCGGCTGGTCGCCTTCCGATGTCCGTTCGGCGTTCACTCTGCGAATCGCCCTGATCCTGGGGCGTCTGGCCGACCGGGATGTGCAGTCCTAGACTTTTGTCGGACATCAACAATTCCCCCTACGGTTCTTCGTCCCTGTCCCCACGGGTGTTCCGGACCGTTCACAAGAGAGAGTGTGAGGGTGCTCGTACTCGTCGCTCCCGGCCAAGGCGCTCAGACGCCCGGCTTCCTGACTCCCTGGCTCGACCTCCCCGGTGCCACCGACCGCATCGCGGCCTGGTCCGACGCCATCGAGCTCGACCTTGCCCACTTCGGCACCAAGGCCGACGCGGAGGAGATCCGCGACACCGCGGTGGCCCAGCCGCTGCTGGTCGCCGCCGGTCTGCTCTCGGCCGCCGCGCTCGACGTTTCGCCGGGTGCCGTCGCGGGTCACAGCGTCGGTGAAATCACCGCGGCCACCCTCGCCGGTGTCATCGGCGAGGAGGCGGCGCTCCGCTTCGTACGCACCCGCGGGCTCGCCATGGCCGAGGCCGCCGCGGTCACGGAGACCGGCATGGCGGCGCTGCTCGGCGGCGACCCCGAGGTCACCGTGGAGCATCTGGAGAAGCTCGGGCTGACCCCGGCGAACGTCAACGGGGGCGGCCAGATCGTCGCCGCCGGCACCGCCGAGCAGATCACCGCGCTCGCCGAGGACAAGCCGGAGGGTGTGCGCCGCGTGGTGCCGCTGAAGGTGGCCGGCGCGTTCCACACGCACCACATGGCTCCCGCCGTCGAGCGGCTGCGCGCCGCCGCCGGGGACCTGGACGTGTCCGACCCGACCGTGACGTATGTCTCGAACGCCGACGGCAGGACCGTCGCGACCGGCCACGAGGTCATCACCCGGCTCGTGGGCCAGGTCGCCAACCCGGTGCGCTGGGACCTGTGCATGGAGACGTTCAAGGAACTCGGGGTCACCGCGCTCATCGAGGCCTGCCCCGGCGGCACGCTCACCGGTCTGGCCAAGCGGGCGCTGCCCGGCGTGCGGACCCTCGCGCTCAAGACCCCCGACGACCTCGACGCGGCCCGCGCGCTCATCGCTGAGCACGCGGGCGCCTAAGGAGCCCGAGAGCATGTCGAAGATCAAGCCCAGCAAGGGCGCCCCGTACGCACGGATCATGGGTGTCGGCGGCTACCGCCCGACCCGGGTCGTGCCGAACGAGGTGATCCTCGAAACGATCGACTCGTCCGACGAGTGGATTCGCTCCCGCTCCGGCATCGCGACCCGTCACTGGGCCTCCGACCAGGAGACCGTGGCGGCG comes from Streptomyces sp. Mut1 and encodes:
- a CDS encoding ACP S-malonyltransferase, with the protein product MLVLVAPGQGAQTPGFLTPWLDLPGATDRIAAWSDAIELDLAHFGTKADAEEIRDTAVAQPLLVAAGLLSAAALDVSPGAVAGHSVGEITAATLAGVIGEEAALRFVRTRGLAMAEAAAVTETGMAALLGGDPEVTVEHLEKLGLTPANVNGGGQIVAAGTAEQITALAEDKPEGVRRVVPLKVAGAFHTHHMAPAVERLRAAAGDLDVSDPTVTYVSNADGRTVATGHEVITRLVGQVANPVRWDLCMETFKELGVTALIEACPGGTLTGLAKRALPGVRTLALKTPDDLDAARALIAEHAGA